In Carya illinoinensis cultivar Pawnee chromosome 16, C.illinoinensisPawnee_v1, whole genome shotgun sequence, a single window of DNA contains:
- the LOC122298568 gene encoding homeobox-leucine zipper protein ATHB-6-like, translating to MQQFSSSDSLDALISICPPKEKKDELNTHGYSEEFRVMLDRINGEDLSYETSQALEKRRRLSLYQVKELERSFEVENRLEPERKVKLAEELELQPRQVAIWFQNRRTRLKTKQLQRDFSLLKDSYDALKLDCNNLEQEKESLSSTLRELKEKLCRQSGEGNHSVEEESLISEFDTNVSDRRKTGDLFENGEKAVRVSSDSKDGSSDCISNSLADRFRDSEFREVPGKAYQPQPTRMEEQSLFSTEESCNFFSVDQAPTLHWYFPEQ from the exons ATGCAGCAGTTCAGTAGCTCAGATTCCTTGGATGCTTTGATCTCCATTTGTCCTCCTAAAG AGAAGAAAGACGAGCTGAACACCCATGGGTACAGTGAGGAGTTCCGAGTAATGCTAGATAGGATAAACGGGGAAGACTTGAGCTATGAAACCAGCCAGGCTTTGGAAAAGAGACGGCGACTGAGCTTGTATCAGGTGAAGGAATTGGAGAGAAGCTTTGAGGTGGAGAACAGGCTAGAACCGGAGAGAAAGGTGAAGTTAGCAGAAGAATTAGAGTTGCAGCCACGACAAGTAGCTATATGGTTCCAAAACCGCAGAACCCGTTTGAAGACTAAGCAACTGCAGAGAGACTTCAGCCTCCTTAAAGACAGTTATGATGCTCTAAAGCTTGACTGCAACAATCTTGAACAAGAAAAAGAATCTCTATCTTCGACG CTGAGAGAGTTGAAAGAGAAGCTCTGCAGACAAAGTGGAGAGGGCAATCACTCTGTAGAAGAAGAGTCTCTAATCTCAGAGTTTGACACCAATGTTTCAGATCGAAGGAAAACCGGTGATTTATTCGAGAATGGCGAAAAGGCAGTTAGAGTGTCTTCGGATTCCAAAGATGGATCATCGGATTGCATTTCAAACTCATTGGCAGATCGGTTTCGAGACTCCGAGTTCAGAGAAGTTCCAGGTAAAGCATACCAACCTCAGCCTACAAGGATGGAAGAGCAAAGTTTGTTTAGTACAGAAGAGTCTTGTAATTTCTTTTCTGTTGATCAAGCTCCTACTCTCCACTGGTACTTCCCTGAGCAGTGA